CGGATCCGCTTCACACGCCGGGGACAGCGGCCGTCACGTGGCGTCGGGGTCGGTGGGTGGCGGCGACTCGAGCCGCCGGGCTCCCACGCGGCGATCGGCGCCGGTCAGCTCTCGGCCGGCCGCGCGCAGCTCGGCCCGCACCGCGCGCAGCTCCCGGTCGAGGTCCTCGAGGTCGGCCGCCTGCTTCAGCTCGGCCATACTGCGCGAGGTCTCCTCGCGCACACGGGTGAGCGCCTTCCCGGCCTGCCGCGCGAGCTCCGGAAGACGGTCGGGGCCGAACACCAGCAGGGCGAGCACCGCGATCACCAACAGCTCCTGGAAACCGACGTTACCCACGGTGCTCCTGCCGATGCCGGCAGACGAGCCTACCGGCGCCACTCGCCGAGGACGGCTTCTATCTGCAACTCGCGGCCGTCTCGCACGACCGTCAACGACAGCACATCACCGGGCTCGCGGGCGCGGATCTCGGCCACGAGCTCGTCCATGCCCGCCACCGGTCGCCCATCCGCGGCGATCACCACATCCCCGGGCCGCAAGCCCGCCTCTGCCGCTGGACCTCCGGGCTCGACCTGGTCGATCAGCACCCCCTCGGAGGCGTCGATACCGAAGTGACGGGCCAGGCTCGGCGTGAGGTCGCGTGCCTGGATGCCCAGACGGGCGTGACGCACGAACCCCTGCTCGATCAGCGTGTCGGCGACCGCGACAGCATCGTGCGCCGAGATCGCGAAGCCCACCCCGATGTTCCCTGCCTGTCCCGCGATCCTGGCCGTACCGAGGATGGCGGTGTTGATCCCGATCAGGCGACCTCGCGAATCCACCAGCGCCCCGCCCGAGTTGCCCGGGTTGATCGCGGCGTCGGTCTGAACGACGTTGGGGATCGAGATCACGCCACCGTCGATCGGGGCGTCGATGCTGCGGTTCAGAGCCGAGACCACCCCCGCTGTGACGGTGGCGTCCAAACCGAAGGGGCTCCCGATCGCGACGGCCAGCTCGCCCACCCGGACGGGGTCGTCACGCAC
The genomic region above belongs to Actinomycetota bacterium and contains:
- the tatB gene encoding Sec-independent protein translocase protein TatB yields the protein MGNVGFQELLVIAVLALLVFGPDRLPELARQAGKALTRVREETSRSMAELKQAADLEDLDRELRAVRAELRAAGRELTGADRRVGARRLESPPPTDPDAT
- a CDS encoding trypsin-like peptidase domain-containing protein, giving the protein MDQGDERDGVWAAQVPHRGPATAVAEPDRTATDTAPGPRPTRPGIATVVLAALVGAVLGTAATLALARTTAPLAPQVRAPVVETRGDDPLSPVAAVAEAVVPSVVRINRLTVLGAAGVEEGLGSGVVYRSDGYIITNNHVVEGAERLQVRFADGESVRAEVVGTDALTDVAVLKVGRAGLPAVNVRDDPVRVGELAVAIGSPFGLDATVTAGVVSALNRSIDAPIDGGVISIPNVVQTDAAINPGNSGGALVDSRGRLIGINTAILGTARIAGQAGNIGVGFAISAHDAVAVADTLIEQGFVRHARLGIQARDLTPSLARHFGIDASEGVLIDQVEPGGPAAEAGLRPGDVVIAADGRPVAGMDELVAEIRAREPGDVLSLTVVRDGRELQIEAVLGEWRR